A region from the Anomaloglossus baeobatrachus isolate aAnoBae1 chromosome 11, aAnoBae1.hap1, whole genome shotgun sequence genome encodes:
- the LOC142256367 gene encoding rho guanine nucleotide exchange factor 19-like isoform X3, with translation MHSFVECDLGGSKVYTNPIYQPPFCTTSPCVSSMGREYKEDTKTDVQEAPLLPTSEYPSKKKNREEWSTTTSPAEPSLIGRLMKESRRWKRKESKFVHTQPLYQDYCVYYTKGAPVLSPAVFTIDASLPFAGLATSSLLANNEGPPHYTSSLWQELPEVKGKGTALKMSPQMRQLQEAIFEVVTSEASYQRSLSVAIGHFQKSRRLMECLGTSHRHTLFSNLPSVREVSERFLLDLEEGLEKDIHLYDIGERVLRHCNEFQRVYIPYVTNQMYQEKLMQQLIRENGRFLQVLQQLEEQPVCKRQLLKSFLVLPFQRVTRLKILLENMLKLAESNAVSLSSAREAAASVAEIVSRCNEGVRCMMQTEELVLLEKRMDFHQTKSLPLISRGRVLVQQGDLVRIFFQEMGMGHRPRLVSKPVYLHLFSDLLLLSSKTDAGRFQVTDYARRGQVKADHVKAKALGLPTLVFLLRLTQNHSGLSCEIVLQASTELEKQHWIAKITQQMSQESSC, from the exons AATGTGACCTTGGGGGATCTAAAGTCTACACCAATCCCATCTACCAACCTCCTTTCTGTACGACGTCTCCGTGCGTTTCTTCTATGGGACGCGAATATAAAGAGGACACAAAGACTGACGTACAGGAGGCTCCGCTGCTCCCCACCTCAGAATACCCATCTAAGAAAAAAAATCGGGAGGAATGGAGCACAACCACAAGCCCCGCAGAGCCCAG CCTGATTGGAAGACTGATGAAGGAGTCTCGTCGGTGGAAGCGGAAGGAGTCTAAgtttgtgcacacac AGCCGCTTTATCAAGACTATTGTGTCTACTACACTAAGGGAGCTCCGGTACTGTCCCCAGCCGTCTTCACGATAGATGCCTCTCTTCCTTTCGCTGGTCTCGCTACGTCTTCGTTACTTGCGAACAACGAAGGACCTCCACACTACACCTCATCCCTGTGGCAGGAACTTCCAGAGGTTAAAGGGAAAGGAACTGCTCTCAAAATGAGCCCCCAGATGCGACAACTTCAGGAG GCTATTTTTGAGGTGGTGACGTCAGAAGCCTCATACCAGCGCAGTTTGTCTGTAGCCATTGGTCACTTCCAGAAATCGCGGAGACTGATGGAGTGTTTGGGCACCTCACACCGGCACACCCTGTTCTCCAATCTTCCCAGTGTTCGGGAAGTCAGTGAAAG GTTTCTTCTGGATCTAGAAGAAGGTTTGGAGAAGGACATTCACCTATATGATATTGGCGAACGTGTTCTGAGGCATTGCAATGAGTTCCAGAGAGTTTACATTCCCTACGTCACCAACCAGATGTACCAAGAAAAGCTGATGCAGCAGCTAAT TCGAGAAAATGGAAGATTCCTGCAAGTGCTCCAGCAACTAGAGGAGCAGCCGGTGTGCAAGAGACAACTCCTGAAATCCTTCCTGGTGCTGCCATTTCAACGAGTAACGCGCCTGAAGATCCTGCTGGAG AATATGCTGAAGTTGGCAGAAAGTAATGCTGTGTCATTGTCATCTGCACGAGAGGCAGCTGCTTCTGTGGCAGAG ATTGTGTCTCGGTGTAATGAGGGGGTGAGGTGTATGATGCAGACGGAGGAGCTGGTCTTACTAGAGAAGAGGATGGATTTCCACCAAACCAAG TCTCTTCCCCTCATCTCGAGGGGTCGTGTGCTTGTTCAGCAAGGAGATCTGGTGAGGATATTTTTCCAAGAGATGGGCATGGGTCACCGTCCGCGTCTTGTTAGCAAACCCGTCTATCTCCATCTTTTCAGCGACTTGCTACTTTTATCCAGCAAAACAGA TGCTGGTCGCTTCCAAGTGACTGACTATGCAAGACGCGGGCAAGTGAAAGCGGACCATGTCAAGGCGAAGGCCCTCGGCCTCCCCACGCTGGTCTTCTTACTGCGCCTGACACAAAACCACAGTGGTCTGAGCTGTGAGATTGTCCTGCAGGCTTCCACTGA ATTGGAGAAGCAGCATTGGATCGCCAAGATAACACAACAGATGTCGCAGGAATCAAGCTGCTAA
- the LOC142256367 gene encoding rho guanine nucleotide exchange factor 19-like isoform X2 yields the protein MTLHGGRSQDARPGRGGECDLGGSKVYTNPIYQPPFCTTSPCVSSMGREYKEDTKTDVQEAPLLPTSEYPSKKKNREEWSTTTSPAEPSLIGRLMKESRRWKRKESKFVHTQPLYQDYCVYYTKGAPVLSPAVFTIDASLPFAGLATSSLLANNEGPPHYTSSLWQELPEVKGKGTALKMSPQMRQLQEAIFEVVTSEASYQRSLSVAIGHFQKSRRLMECLGTSHRHTLFSNLPSVREVSERFLLDLEEGLEKDIHLYDIGERVLRHCNEFQRVYIPYVTNQMYQEKLMQQLIRENGRFLQVLQQLEEQPVCKRQLLKSFLVLPFQRVTRLKILLENMLKLAESNAVSLSSAREAAASVAEIVSRCNEGVRCMMQTEELVLLEKRMDFHQTKSLPLISRGRVLVQQGDLVRIFFQEMGMGHRPRLVSKPVYLHLFSDLLLLSSKTDAGRFQVTDYARRGQVKADHVKAKALGLPTLVFLLRLTQNHSGLSCEIVLQASTELEKQHWIAKITQQMSQESSC from the exons AATGTGACCTTGGGGGATCTAAAGTCTACACCAATCCCATCTACCAACCTCCTTTCTGTACGACGTCTCCGTGCGTTTCTTCTATGGGACGCGAATATAAAGAGGACACAAAGACTGACGTACAGGAGGCTCCGCTGCTCCCCACCTCAGAATACCCATCTAAGAAAAAAAATCGGGAGGAATGGAGCACAACCACAAGCCCCGCAGAGCCCAG CCTGATTGGAAGACTGATGAAGGAGTCTCGTCGGTGGAAGCGGAAGGAGTCTAAgtttgtgcacacac AGCCGCTTTATCAAGACTATTGTGTCTACTACACTAAGGGAGCTCCGGTACTGTCCCCAGCCGTCTTCACGATAGATGCCTCTCTTCCTTTCGCTGGTCTCGCTACGTCTTCGTTACTTGCGAACAACGAAGGACCTCCACACTACACCTCATCCCTGTGGCAGGAACTTCCAGAGGTTAAAGGGAAAGGAACTGCTCTCAAAATGAGCCCCCAGATGCGACAACTTCAGGAG GCTATTTTTGAGGTGGTGACGTCAGAAGCCTCATACCAGCGCAGTTTGTCTGTAGCCATTGGTCACTTCCAGAAATCGCGGAGACTGATGGAGTGTTTGGGCACCTCACACCGGCACACCCTGTTCTCCAATCTTCCCAGTGTTCGGGAAGTCAGTGAAAG GTTTCTTCTGGATCTAGAAGAAGGTTTGGAGAAGGACATTCACCTATATGATATTGGCGAACGTGTTCTGAGGCATTGCAATGAGTTCCAGAGAGTTTACATTCCCTACGTCACCAACCAGATGTACCAAGAAAAGCTGATGCAGCAGCTAAT TCGAGAAAATGGAAGATTCCTGCAAGTGCTCCAGCAACTAGAGGAGCAGCCGGTGTGCAAGAGACAACTCCTGAAATCCTTCCTGGTGCTGCCATTTCAACGAGTAACGCGCCTGAAGATCCTGCTGGAG AATATGCTGAAGTTGGCAGAAAGTAATGCTGTGTCATTGTCATCTGCACGAGAGGCAGCTGCTTCTGTGGCAGAG ATTGTGTCTCGGTGTAATGAGGGGGTGAGGTGTATGATGCAGACGGAGGAGCTGGTCTTACTAGAGAAGAGGATGGATTTCCACCAAACCAAG TCTCTTCCCCTCATCTCGAGGGGTCGTGTGCTTGTTCAGCAAGGAGATCTGGTGAGGATATTTTTCCAAGAGATGGGCATGGGTCACCGTCCGCGTCTTGTTAGCAAACCCGTCTATCTCCATCTTTTCAGCGACTTGCTACTTTTATCCAGCAAAACAGA TGCTGGTCGCTTCCAAGTGACTGACTATGCAAGACGCGGGCAAGTGAAAGCGGACCATGTCAAGGCGAAGGCCCTCGGCCTCCCCACGCTGGTCTTCTTACTGCGCCTGACACAAAACCACAGTGGTCTGAGCTGTGAGATTGTCCTGCAGGCTTCCACTGA ATTGGAGAAGCAGCATTGGATCGCCAAGATAACACAACAGATGTCGCAGGAATCAAGCTGCTAA